Proteins found in one Rhodospirillales bacterium genomic segment:
- a CDS encoding hybrid sensor histidine kinase/response regulator gives MDDLLNEFLTETAESLSVLDLELVKFEQDPSDTAILGNIFRLVHTIKGTCGFLGLPRLESVAHAGENVLGKFRDGVLPVTPEAVTLILKCLDRIRNLLGELEKNGSEPEGQDSELIAELNAMAEGKTAPAASAAAPAASAPAPAAPSGGGPV, from the coding sequence ATGGACGATCTGTTGAACGAATTCCTGACCGAAACGGCGGAAAGCCTTTCGGTCCTCGACCTCGAACTCGTCAAGTTCGAGCAGGATCCGAGCGATACCGCCATCCTCGGAAACATTTTCCGGCTGGTGCACACGATCAAGGGCACCTGCGGTTTTCTTGGCTTGCCCCGCCTGGAGTCGGTCGCGCACGCCGGCGAAAACGTTCTCGGCAAATTCCGCGACGGCGTGCTGCCGGTGACGCCGGAGGCGGTCACGCTCATCCTCAAGTGTCTCGATCGCATTCGCAATTTGCTGGGCGAGCTTGAGAAAAACGGCTCCGAACCCGAAGGTCAGGATTCCGAACTGATCGCGGAACTGAACGCCATGGCCGAGGGCAAAACCGCCCCGGCGGCGAGCGCCGCCGCTCCGGCCGCAAGCGCCCCGGCGCCTGCGGCGCCGTCCGGCGGCGGTCCCGTG
- a CDS encoding prenyltransferase: MFFTASVLPVAIGTVAGARHGGAFDGGAFALALAATVCVHAAVNVYNDVCDSRSGCDQANLDRIHPFTGGSRFIQNGVLGEDEMARLAHALLGAGVLLGIALVALKGPMVLALGAIGVGLGLLYSLPPVHLAGRGLGEIAVGIGFGVLPVVGAAWLQAGSHVPLAALLSLPLGCWIAAVLIANEVPDAAADEGADKRTLAVRLGPRGTRVLYAGVQAAAAASLAGGVSLDVLPVWSLVVPVALLGLAGIAAKDLSGSRLDLTRAIKLTLAIHLAGGLWLCLLAAVAGG; this comes from the coding sequence ATGTTTTTCACCGCCTCGGTCCTGCCGGTGGCGATCGGGACCGTCGCCGGGGCGCGACACGGGGGTGCGTTCGACGGCGGCGCTTTTGCTCTGGCTCTGGCGGCTACTGTCTGCGTGCATGCCGCAGTCAATGTCTACAACGACGTCTGCGATTCCCGAAGCGGCTGCGACCAGGCCAATCTCGATCGGATTCATCCCTTTACCGGCGGCTCGCGGTTCATCCAGAACGGGGTGTTGGGCGAGGACGAAATGGCTCGCCTCGCCCACGCGCTTCTCGGCGCCGGGGTTCTGTTGGGGATCGCTTTGGTCGCCCTCAAGGGGCCGATGGTATTGGCGTTGGGCGCGATCGGAGTCGGGCTCGGGCTTCTCTATTCCCTGCCGCCGGTTCATCTCGCCGGCCGGGGTTTGGGCGAGATCGCCGTCGGCATCGGCTTCGGCGTGCTGCCGGTCGTCGGGGCCGCCTGGCTGCAGGCGGGTTCGCATGTGCCGCTCGCCGCCCTGTTGTCGCTCCCGCTCGGATGCTGGATCGCCGCGGTTCTGATCGCCAACGAAGTGCCCGACGCGGCTGCGGACGAAGGGGCGGACAAGCGGACCCTGGCGGTTCGCTTGGGCCCCCGGGGGACCAGGGTTCTTTATGCCGGCGTGCAGGCGGCCGCCGCGGCGTCCCTGGCGGGAGGCGTCTCGCTCGATGTCCTGCCGGTGTGGAGTTTGGTGGTACCGGTCGCCTTGTTGGGCCTGGCCGGTATCGCCGCGAAGGATTTAAGCGGTTCCCGCCTCGACCTCACCCGCGCGATCAAGCTGACGCTCGCGATCCATCTGGCGGGCGGTTTGTGGCTGTGCCTGTTGGCGGCGGTTGCCGGCGGGTAG
- a CDS encoding formate dehydrogenase subunit gamma gives MIRNRIGKALGALGFAAALTYAVAVGLTGSPSLGHQAFAQTSEIPSGGVRGVEGTAETWRSVRQGIEGYVSIPDKKAGVLVQSEGDNLRAFRNGPMSVWGGWGMLAVIVLAGLYFLVRGRIKVEAGMSGRTIERFTAVDRFAHWLTATSFIILALTGLNVLYGRYVLMPLIGQGAFAEITYWGKVSHNYIAFAFIVGIVMIFVLWIRHNLPTMADLKWLAMGGGMFTKGAHPPAYKFNAGQKIVFWVTVIGGALLTVSGICLLFPFEFAPWAPTFKVLNMFGAGLPTQLTALQETQLSLLWHGIVALVMIALILGHIYLGTVGMEGALDAVTTGQVDENWAREHHPLWVAELKGGGR, from the coding sequence ATGATCCGCAACCGGATAGGCAAGGCGCTGGGTGCGTTGGGATTCGCGGCGGCGTTGACTTACGCGGTGGCGGTCGGATTGACCGGATCGCCGTCGCTCGGACATCAGGCTTTCGCCCAGACCAGCGAAATCCCGTCGGGCGGCGTGCGCGGGGTCGAGGGCACCGCGGAAACGTGGCGCTCGGTGCGCCAGGGTATCGAAGGATACGTGTCGATTCCCGACAAGAAGGCCGGCGTCCTGGTGCAATCCGAAGGCGACAATCTGCGCGCTTTCCGCAACGGCCCGATGTCGGTGTGGGGCGGTTGGGGGATGCTCGCCGTCATCGTGCTCGCCGGGCTCTATTTCCTGGTGCGCGGCCGGATCAAGGTCGAAGCGGGAATGTCGGGCCGCACCATCGAGCGTTTCACCGCCGTCGACCGCTTCGCCCATTGGCTGACGGCGACGTCGTTCATCATCCTGGCGCTCACCGGTCTCAACGTTCTCTACGGCCGCTACGTGCTGATGCCCCTCATCGGCCAGGGCGCCTTCGCCGAAATCACCTATTGGGGCAAGGTATCGCACAATTACATCGCGTTCGCGTTCATCGTCGGCATTGTCATGATCTTCGTGCTGTGGATTCGGCATAACCTGCCGACCATGGCCGACCTCAAGTGGCTGGCGATGGGCGGCGGCATGTTCACCAAGGGCGCGCATCCGCCCGCCTACAAGTTCAACGCCGGCCAGAAGATTGTGTTCTGGGTGACCGTGATCGGCGGCGCCCTGCTCACGGTATCGGGCATTTGCCTGCTGTTTCCGTTCGAATTCGCTCCGTGGGCGCCGACCTTCAAGGTCTTGAACATGTTCGGGGCCGGCCTGCCGACCCAGTTGACGGCCCTGCAGGAAACCCAGCTCTCGCTGCTCTGGCACGGGATCGTGGCCCTGGTCATGATTGCGCTGATTCTCGGGCACATCTATCTCGGCACCGTCGGCATGGAGGGTGCGCTCGACGCGGTCACCACCGGGCAGGTGGACGAGAACTGGGCGCGCGAGCATCACCCCTTGTGGGTCGCGGAATTGAAGGGCGGCGGGCGTTAG
- a CDS encoding 4Fe-4S dicluster domain-containing protein has product MARMRFLIDAERCIECNGCVTACKNENEVPWGINRRRVVTLNDGKPGERSISVACMHCSDAPCIAVCPVDCIYQTEQGVVLHSKDLCIGCGYCFFACPFGAPQYPQAGNFGSRGKMDKCTFCNGGPEKDHSAEEFRKYGRNRLAEGKLPLCAEMCATKALLAGDGDMVSNIYRERVVSRGFGSGAWGWGTAYRQKAGT; this is encoded by the coding sequence ATGGCTAGAATGAGGTTCCTGATTGACGCCGAGCGCTGCATCGAGTGCAACGGCTGCGTCACGGCGTGCAAAAACGAAAACGAGGTGCCGTGGGGCATCAACCGGCGGAGGGTCGTCACGTTGAACGACGGCAAGCCGGGCGAGCGCTCGATTTCGGTCGCCTGCATGCATTGTTCGGACGCGCCGTGCATCGCGGTCTGTCCGGTCGATTGCATCTACCAGACCGAACAGGGCGTGGTCCTGCACTCCAAGGACTTGTGCATCGGTTGCGGCTACTGTTTCTTCGCGTGCCCGTTCGGCGCGCCGCAGTACCCGCAAGCCGGCAACTTCGGCAGCCGCGGCAAGATGGACAAGTGCACCTTCTGCAACGGCGGTCCGGAAAAAGACCACTCGGCCGAGGAGTTCCGCAAGTACGGCCGCAATCGCTTGGCCGAGGGCAAACTGCCGCTCTGCGCCGAAATGTGCGCGACCAAGGCCCTGCTCGCCGGCGACGGCGACATGGTCTCCAACATCTACCGCGAGCGCGTGGTGTCGCGCGGCTTCGGCTCCGGCGCGTGGGGCTGGGGCACGGCCTATCGCCAGAAGGCCGGCACGTAA